TGTCCCGCAGCACCTCGATGATCTCGCGCAGGGTCGCCTGTTGTGGGCCCCCGAGGTGGCCGGTGTGGTAAATATCGTCGAGGTTTTCCTCATCCAGGCCGAAGTGTTCGAGCTCGAGCAGGGGATGTGATTCGAGATTGTCGCCGAGCGGGTCGAGGTCGGCGACGAGATGCCCCAGGTTGCGATAGGCGAAGATGAGGCTGACCACCTTGGACTGGTCGGCGGCACGTTCGGACGCTACGGCGCCGGTCGGTTTGGCAGCGAGATCGAAGCCCGAGAAGAAGAGGCGCCATTCGTCGCTCAGCGAGGACGGATCCGTCCGCCACTGCTCGTACATCTGCTCGGCGTACTCCGAGCTGGCCAGCAGCGCAACACTCTCCGGCGTCGGTTTCGAGCTTGTATCAGAGGGCAACTCGAGTCTCCCGCGTGCTCCTTTTCACTCTCGAACTTGAAGCACTGTCAGCGCATAACGTGGTTGATGATTATTGCATTTCCGGTTGCGGGAGTCATCCTCGAAGGCGGAAGCGGATCTGCGGGAGTTTCGTCCGGCGCTGGATCCTCGATTCTCGATTCTCGATACACGTTTTGTACTGTCGAGATTGGGCGGTACTGGAATCGAGCATCGAGGAACGAGTAACGAGAATCCAAGATCAGACAGGACTGCCGACTGGACAGGGGTAGAATGCCTGCATGAATTCGCTCTCCACCGAAAAGGCCGAGTTCCTCCTGGTGCTCGCAGCCCGAATCGTCCCCGAGATCGTCGAGCTCGACTCCGAAGGGATCGGCCGTTTCCTCACCATCATCGATGATGCCCTCGCGTCACGGCCAGCCGAGGTGAGGGGACAGTTCGCGACCTTTCTCGGGATTCTGAGGTGGTTTCCCGCGATCCGCTTCGGCCG
The sequence above is a segment of the Acidobacteriota bacterium genome. Coding sequences within it:
- a CDS encoding gluconate 2-dehydrogenase subunit 3 family protein translates to MNSLSTEKAEFLLVLAARIVPEIVELDSEGIGRFLTIIDDALASRPAEVRGQFATFLGILRWFPAIRFGRAFEKLGTGQQDAVLRWFEDCPVGLLRVGFWGLKAMVFMGYYGQPETNRLIGYTPEFDGRVGLHA